From Neomonachus schauinslandi chromosome 4, ASM220157v2, whole genome shotgun sequence:
GTTCATAAGTCGGCACCTCAAAGGAACTTTTCTTGATGCATGCTATCCGTTTATATTCTTTATCCcgttaccttattttattttcttcatagcagttATGACTATTCTTaggtatttatttccttgtttactAATTCATGGatcttacattctagtgggatgAGAGATAACaaacagttgacccttgaacaacactggTTTCAATTGCGCAGGTCCACTTACACGTGGATTTTTTACAACACTGTTAATgtgttttctcttatgatttccttaacatttttcttttctctagcttacttaaTTTGTAAGAATACggtatatgggggcgcctgggtggctcagttggtcaagcgtctgactcttagttttggctcaggtcatgatctcagggtcctgggattgagcccctgtcggactccatgctcagcacggagtctgagtctctcttcctctgcccctctcccccctcttgtgtgcacgcactctctcaataaatctaaaaaatatataataatttatatatgcatagtatgtggggttttttttaaaagattttatttatttctttgacagagagtgcacgcaagcacaagcaggcagagtgtcaggcagaagcaggcttccagctgagcagagagcctgacacggggctcgatcccaatgacccgagccaaaggcagacgcttaaccgactgagtcacccaggcgcccgcataatatgtgttaatcaacaatttctgttattggtaaggttgctggtcaacaataggctattagtagttaagtttgagggagtcaaaagttgcAGATGGATTTTCACCTGTGCAGGGGTCATAGTCCCTAATCTCCATGTTGTTCCAGGGTCGATTGTAATGTTATGTGAGGATATATGCTATGCAGAAAAACGGAGCAGGCTAAGAGAGAGATACGGGGACCCTTGAGCAGAATGCCGATGGAAATGAGGGAATCATCTGTCTGGGTATCTGGGAGAAGGGCCGTCCAGATTGAGGGAACAGGGAGTACAAAGGCCTTGATACAGGAGCATGCTTGCCCTACCTGTGGACAAATGAGATAGGAGAGCGAGTGTAAGGGGAACCTGGAGGGAAATCTGAGCTGAATAGTGTCCCCAGTCACACatcggtggggggtggggttatAAAGGGGGAAGTAATTAAATGGCGCCAGTAGCTGAGCTAGGCCCAGGGGTACAACCTCAGGGAGGCAGACTTGGGCTTCATTAGGGAAGGGCTTTCTAACTGAGCTGCCCCAGGAGGTGTGGCACGTCACACTCAGGTGAGTCCTGCGGCGCTGGCTGCTGGGTGGGGGACATCTACCCCCAGGGCTCAAGCATCTGACTGGAGCTGGACCACACAACTGTCTAGGTCCCTTCAAACTGGACATGATGGGATTTGGGGAAGCCAACAGAAACAACTGTCACGGAGTCAGGGGAACTgaactgggccttgaaggatAAGTAGCTGTTCAGTCCAGGGAAGTGGGAAGGGCACTCCTAGGTGGAGGAGCAGTGTGAGCAAAACTCTAGAGATGTGAATAGGCTGGGTCTGTTCCAGAGTCTGGCCTGGTCAGAGGGCAAGGTGTGTGAAGGATACGGAGGACGGTGAGGCTGGAAAGAGAGGTAGGGCTGGATGGTGGGGCACTCCTACAGGGCCTGATGCCCAGGAAAcacttgctaacacttgttagtTAGAAAGGTTATAGAAGTCTtgagggtggggcgcctgggtggctcagtcagttaagtgtttgcctttggttcaggtcatgatcccagggtcctgggatggagccccgcatcaggctccctgcttagcggggagtctgcttctccctctgcctgccacccccgccccccgcagcttgtgctctctctctctttcaaataaataaaaccttaaaaaaaaaggtcttgaAGGCAAGGCTGCCCAAAGCTGTGTatgctccctgccccactcctccCTGGCAACAGGTATCCATCAACTGTTTCTTGAAGCCCAGAAACATGGATAGAcccctgggacacctgggggcTTCTCTGTGGGTTTACCATaagaggtggggggcagacaATTCAGTGGGTGGGTCAGTCCCTGGCAGCAGAGACACACACTAGGCCTACGAGATACCATTGGATAGAGTCCCTTCCTTCCATCAACCCAAGACTTCACAAGCACTGCCTCTAGAATGTTTAATGCTCAGAACCCAGTGACCTCACCTTTAGGGAACAATGGGACTAAGCATTCCAGGGCCTTCTATTGGCTGGGCAGACGGGTAGGTGAGCTCCCTCTCCCCAGAGCCATCAGCTGGGGACCAAGGCTTGACCTTATGGATTCCCAGCAGGAGGACCTGAGCCTCCCTGGTGGTAAATGCCCTTCCAGTCCCTGCCTCTTGCCTTGTGCCCTTAGTGTGGGGCAGACACTCAGGGAAGACTTTTTACGTGGATGGGTGGTGGCCTGTATGGAGGAGTGCTAAGCAGTTAGGCTATACTTTCCTCTAGAAAACTAGGGATTGGGGGCAGAGATGTTTCTCTGCTGAACCAGAGAGGGGTACAATGAATACCCTAGGACCATGACAGCTGAATGGATAAGGGGTATGGTGGAATGGGATGGGACACTGGTGTCCCCGTCCCCTATAAACTTACTTCCTTGATGGGTTTTGCCTTTAGTAAGGCTTCTCAATCAGATGGATTGGATGGGTCCAGGGTTGGGAACAAGAGGCTTGACCAAGTCTGGGCAGGTCATGGCCCCTCTAGACCTAGCTTTCCTGATCTGTAAAGGGCTAAAGGTGGCCTCTTAAGCTCCCTGGAAATCTAGCATTGACTGAATAAGAGATTGATGAGGCAAGTCaatgaggagggaagggggaatggAGAAAGTAGTTAAGAGGATGGGATAATTGATGAATGGGATAGGGAGAGGAATGAGAAATAGCTCAGGCCCCAAGTTAGAGCTATCAACCAGcttgcctctttttctttcttgcctcagTGTGGGTCTCACTGTATTTCGGATTCCTGGGGCTGTGTTCTGTGGTAACCGGCGGCTGCATTCTCTTTCTGCACTGGAGGAAGAACTTGCGGCGGGAAGAGCGTGCCCAGGAGTGGGTGGAGGTGATGAGGGCCGCCACGTTCACCTACAGCCCGCTGTTGTACTGGATTAACAAGCGTCGGCATTATGGCATGAACACAGCCATCAACACgggccctccccctgctgtcaCCAAGACCGAGACTGAGGTCCAGAATGCAGATCCTCTATGGAATTTGGACATACCGGCGGGCAGGAACTCTGCCGCCCAAGACAGCAGCCCCAAGGTGGAGGCCCCTGCCCCGCTACGACCTCCGCGGCAGCCCCTACCTTCGCCAATGCTGCGGTCCCACACCAGCTCCCCAGTCCCAGTTCCCGTCTTCCAGGAGGTGCCCTTTGCCCTTTCCCTGTGCAACCTGCCCCCAGTGCTGAACCACTCAGTCTCCTACCCTTTGGACACTTGTCCTGAAAGGAACGTCCACTTCCATTCCCTCCCCACTATGGCCCATGGAGACCGCTGCTTCAGTGCCAAGCCTTTTGCTTCAGAATTATAGTTTCCTCTCACTGAGGGTGGGAGCT
This genomic window contains:
- the TEX38 gene encoding testis-expressed protein 38, producing MDSQQEDLSLPGVWVSLYFGFLGLCSVVTGGCILFLHWRKNLRREERAQEWVEVMRAATFTYSPLLYWINKRRHYGMNTAINTGPPPAVTKTETEVQNADPLWNLDIPAGRNSAAQDSSPKVEAPAPLRPPRQPLPSPMLRSHTSSPVPVPVFQEVPFALSLCNLPPVLNHSVSYPLDTCPERNVHFHSLPTMAHGDRCFSAKPFASEL